The Epinephelus lanceolatus isolate andai-2023 chromosome 1, ASM4190304v1, whole genome shotgun sequence genome has a window encoding:
- the znf740a gene encoding uncharacterized protein znf740a isoform X15, with protein MALMQASSMAAPPKKMMAPLGHGPPQREGPDRAPQSHMILPSGMSCPPLLIRKEGDFQAPRLLDEKDMRANEDMQQKKKNRKSVTPCKVREQEGRGGKGTGGDENGPSSKVQKNFICDHCYGAFRSGYHLKRHILIHTGVKPYACSMCDMRFFQRYHLERHRLTHTGVKPYACSMCDMRFFQRYHLARHSLTHTGVKPYACSMCDMRFFQRYHLARHSLTHTGVKPYACSMCDMRFFQRYHLARHTLTHTGVKPYACSMCDMRFFQRYHLARHSLTHTGVKPYACTMCDMRFIQRYQLERHSLTHTGVKPYACTMCDKRFFQRYHLARHSLTHMGVKPYACTMCDMKFFQRYHLARHSLTHTGVKPYACTMCDKRFFQRYHLARHSLTHMGVKPFACTMCDMRFVQRYHLARHSLTHTGVKPYACTMCDKRFFQRYHLARHSLTHMGVKPFACTMCDMRFVQRYHLARHSLTHTGVKPYACSMCDMRFIQRNHLERHSLTHTGEKPFACDMCDMRFIQRYHLERHKRVHSGEKPYQCERCQQNFSRTDRLLRHRRLCQGRGVAKVENQPCCEPRPYPQEPPPAPPTWSPLHPPPGRLAV; from the exons ATGGCCCTGATGCAGGCCAGCTCCATGGCTGCTCCGCCCAAAAAAATGATGGCTCCACTTGGCCATGGACCACCGCAGAGAGAGGGACCTGACCGTGCTCCCCAGAGCCATATGATCCTCCCGTCTGGAATGAGCTGTCCACCCCTG CTTATCCGGAAGGAAGGTGATTTCCAAGCTCCCCGCCTGCTGGATGAGAAGGACATGAGGGCCAACGAGGAcatgcagcagaaaaaaaagaacaggaaatCAGTAACGCCCTGCAAAGTGAGAGAACAAGAAGGAAGGGGAGGGAAG GGCACAGGTGGAGATGAGAATGGTCCCTCATCCAAAGTGCAGAAAAACTTTATTTGTGATCACTGTTATGGAGCATTTAGGAGCGGATACCACCTGAAGAGACATATCCTCATTCATACAG gGGTGAAGCCGTACGCTTGTTCCATGTGTGACATGCGGTTTTTCCAGCGTTACCACCTGGAGAGACACAGACTCACTCATACGG GGGTGAAGCCGTACGCTTGCTCCATGTGTGACATGAGGTTCTTCCAACGTTACCATCTGGCAAGACACAGCCTCACTCATACTG GGGTGAAGCCATACGCTTGCTCCATGTGTGACATGAGATTTTTCCAGAGATACCACTTGGCGAGACACAGCCTCACTCACACGG ggGTGAAGCCATATGCTTGCTCCATGTGTGACATGAGATTTTTCCAGAGATACCACCTGGCAAGACACACTCTCACCCATACGG GGGTGAAGCCATACGCTTGCTCCATGTGTGACATGAGGTTCTTCCAGCGTTACCATTTGGCAAGACACAGCCTCACTCATACTG GGGTGAAGCCATATGCTTGTACCATGTGTGACATGCGCTTTATACAACGTTACCAACTGGAGAGACACAGTCTCACTCATACGG GGGTGAAGCCGTACGCTTGCACCATGTGTGACAAGAGGTTTTTTCAGCGCTACCACCTGGCGAGACACAGCCTCACTCATATGG GTGTGAAACCTTATGCTTGCACCATGTGTGACATGAAGTTTTTTCAGCGTTACCACCTGGCGAGACACAGCCTCACTCATACGG GTGTGAAACCTTATGCTTGCACCATGTGTGACAAGAGGTTTTTTCAGCGCTACCACCTGGCGAGACACAGCCTCACTCATATGG GTGTGAAACCTTTTGCTTGTACCATGTGTGACATGAGGTTTGTTCAGCGTTACCACCTGGCGAGACACAGCCTCACTCATACGG GTGTGAAACCTTATGCTTGCACCATGTGTGACAAGAGGTTTTTTCAGCGCTACCACCTGGCAAGACACAGCCTCACTCATATGG GTGTGAAACCTTTTGCTTGTACCATGTGTGACATGCGGTTTGTTCAGCGTTACCACCTGGCGAGACACAGCCTCACTCATACGG gGGTGAAGCCGTATGCTTGTTCCATGTGTGACATGAGGTTTATTCAGCGTAACCACCTGGAGAGACACAGCCTCACTCATACGG GAGAGAAGCCATTTGCTTGTGACATGTGTGATATGAGGTTTATCCAGCGCTACCACCTTGAGAGACACAAGCGTGTCCATAGTGGGGAGAAGCCTTACCAGTGTGAACGGTGCCAGCAG aACTTTTCACGGACAGACCGGCTGTTGCGGCATCGGCGGTTGTGCCAGGGTCGCGGCGTAGCCAAAGTAGAGAACCAGCCATGCTGCGAACCACGCCCATACCCCCAAGAACCCCCACCTGCACCCCCAACCTGGAGTCCCCTGCACCCCCCTCCAGGCCGACTGGCGGTCTGA
- the znf740a gene encoding uncharacterized protein znf740a isoform X10, producing the protein MSHLPSSSVRDHMKWAGLLGCEAVLSSMALMQASSMAAPPKKMMAPLGHGPPQREGPDRAPQSHMILPSGMSCPPLLIRKEGDFQAPRLLDEKDMRANEDMQQKKKNRKSVTPCKVREQEGRGGKGTGGDENGPSSKVQKNFICDHCYGAFRSGYHLKRHILIHTGEKPYACAVCDMRFIQRYHLERHSLIHTGVKPYACSMCDMRFFQRYHLERHRLTHTGVKPYACSMCDMRFFQRYHLARHSLTHTGVKPYACSMCDMRFFQRYHLARHSLTHTGVKPYACSMCDMRFFQRYHLARHTLTHTGVKPYACSMCDMRFFQRYHLARHSLTHTGVKPYACTMCDMRFIQRYQLERHSLTHTGVKPYACTMCDKRFFQRYHLARHSLTHMGVKPYACTMCDMKFFQRYHLARHSLTHTGVKPYACTMCDKRFFQRYHLARHSLTHMGVKPFACTMCDMRFVQRYHLARHSLTHTGVKPYACTMCDKRFFQRYHLARHSLTHMGVKPFACTMCDMRFVQRYHLARHSLTHTGEKPFACDMCDMRFIQRYHLERHKRVHSGEKPYQCERCQQNFSRTDRLLRHRRLCQGRGVAKVENQPCCEPRPYPQEPPPAPPTWSPLHPPPGRLAV; encoded by the exons ATGTCACATCTGCCCAGCAGCTCAGTCCGCGACCATATGAAATGG GCGGGGCTGCTTGGCTGCGAGGCTGTCCTCTCCAGCATGGCCCTGATGCAGGCCAGCTCCATGGCTGCTCCGCCCAAAAAAATGATGGCTCCACTTGGCCATGGACCACCGCAGAGAGAGGGACCTGACCGTGCTCCCCAGAGCCATATGATCCTCCCGTCTGGAATGAGCTGTCCACCCCTG CTTATCCGGAAGGAAGGTGATTTCCAAGCTCCCCGCCTGCTGGATGAGAAGGACATGAGGGCCAACGAGGAcatgcagcagaaaaaaaagaacaggaaatCAGTAACGCCCTGCAAAGTGAGAGAACAAGAAGGAAGGGGAGGGAAG GGCACAGGTGGAGATGAGAATGGTCCCTCATCCAAAGTGCAGAAAAACTTTATTTGTGATCACTGTTATGGAGCATTTAGGAGCGGATACCACCTGAAGAGACATATCCTCATTCATACAG GGGAGAAGCCGTATGCTTGTGCCGTATGTGACATGAGGTTTATTCAGCGTTACCACCTGGAGAGACACAGCCTCATTCACACGG gGGTGAAGCCGTACGCTTGTTCCATGTGTGACATGCGGTTTTTCCAGCGTTACCACCTGGAGAGACACAGACTCACTCATACGG GGGTGAAGCCGTACGCTTGCTCCATGTGTGACATGAGGTTCTTCCAACGTTACCATCTGGCAAGACACAGCCTCACTCATACTG GGGTGAAGCCATACGCTTGCTCCATGTGTGACATGAGATTTTTCCAGAGATACCACTTGGCGAGACACAGCCTCACTCACACGG ggGTGAAGCCATATGCTTGCTCCATGTGTGACATGAGATTTTTCCAGAGATACCACCTGGCAAGACACACTCTCACCCATACGG GGGTGAAGCCATACGCTTGCTCCATGTGTGACATGAGGTTCTTCCAGCGTTACCATTTGGCAAGACACAGCCTCACTCATACTG GGGTGAAGCCATATGCTTGTACCATGTGTGACATGCGCTTTATACAACGTTACCAACTGGAGAGACACAGTCTCACTCATACGG GGGTGAAGCCGTACGCTTGCACCATGTGTGACAAGAGGTTTTTTCAGCGCTACCACCTGGCGAGACACAGCCTCACTCATATGG GTGTGAAACCTTATGCTTGCACCATGTGTGACATGAAGTTTTTTCAGCGTTACCACCTGGCGAGACACAGCCTCACTCATACGG GTGTGAAACCTTATGCTTGCACCATGTGTGACAAGAGGTTTTTTCAGCGCTACCACCTGGCGAGACACAGCCTCACTCATATGG GTGTGAAACCTTTTGCTTGTACCATGTGTGACATGAGGTTTGTTCAGCGTTACCACCTGGCGAGACACAGCCTCACTCATACGG GTGTGAAACCTTATGCTTGCACCATGTGTGACAAGAGGTTTTTTCAGCGCTACCACCTGGCAAGACACAGCCTCACTCATATGG GTGTGAAACCTTTTGCTTGTACCATGTGTGACATGCGGTTTGTTCAGCGTTACCACCTGGCGAGACACAGCCTCACTCATACGG GAGAGAAGCCATTTGCTTGTGACATGTGTGATATGAGGTTTATCCAGCGCTACCACCTTGAGAGACACAAGCGTGTCCATAGTGGGGAGAAGCCTTACCAGTGTGAACGGTGCCAGCAG aACTTTTCACGGACAGACCGGCTGTTGCGGCATCGGCGGTTGTGCCAGGGTCGCGGCGTAGCCAAAGTAGAGAACCAGCCATGCTGCGAACCACGCCCATACCCCCAAGAACCCCCACCTGCACCCCCAACCTGGAGTCCCCTGCACCCCCCTCCAGGCCGACTGGCGGTCTGA
- the znf740a gene encoding uncharacterized protein znf740a isoform X16 has product MSHLPSSSVRDHMKWAGLLGCEAVLSSMALMQASSMAAPPKKMMAPLGHGPPQREGPDRAPQSHMILPSGMSCPPLLIRKEGDFQAPRLLDEKDMRANEDMQQKKKNRKSVTPCKVREQEGRGGKGTGGDENGPSSKVQKNFICDHCYGAFRSGYHLKRHILIHTGEKPYACAVCDMRFIQRYHLERHSLIHTGVKPYACSMCDMRFFQRYHLERHRLTHTGVKPYACSMCDMRFFQRYHLARHSLTHTGVKPYACSMCDMRFFQRYHLARHSLTHTGVKPYACSMCDMRFFQRYHLARHTLTHTGVKPYACSMCDMRFFQRYHLARHSLTHTGVKPYACTMCDMRFIQRYQLERHSLTHTGVKPYACTMCDKRFFQRYHLARHSLTHMGVKPYACTMCDMKFFQRYHLARHSLTHTGVKPYACTMCDKRFFQRYHLARHSLTHMGVKPFACTMCDMRFVQRYHLARHSLTHTGVKPYACTMCDKRFFQRYHLARHSLTHMGEKPFACDMCDMRFIQRYHLERHKRVHSGEKPYQCERCQQNFSRTDRLLRHRRLCQGRGVAKVENQPCCEPRPYPQEPPPAPPTWSPLHPPPGRLAV; this is encoded by the exons ATGTCACATCTGCCCAGCAGCTCAGTCCGCGACCATATGAAATGG GCGGGGCTGCTTGGCTGCGAGGCTGTCCTCTCCAGCATGGCCCTGATGCAGGCCAGCTCCATGGCTGCTCCGCCCAAAAAAATGATGGCTCCACTTGGCCATGGACCACCGCAGAGAGAGGGACCTGACCGTGCTCCCCAGAGCCATATGATCCTCCCGTCTGGAATGAGCTGTCCACCCCTG CTTATCCGGAAGGAAGGTGATTTCCAAGCTCCCCGCCTGCTGGATGAGAAGGACATGAGGGCCAACGAGGAcatgcagcagaaaaaaaagaacaggaaatCAGTAACGCCCTGCAAAGTGAGAGAACAAGAAGGAAGGGGAGGGAAG GGCACAGGTGGAGATGAGAATGGTCCCTCATCCAAAGTGCAGAAAAACTTTATTTGTGATCACTGTTATGGAGCATTTAGGAGCGGATACCACCTGAAGAGACATATCCTCATTCATACAG GGGAGAAGCCGTATGCTTGTGCCGTATGTGACATGAGGTTTATTCAGCGTTACCACCTGGAGAGACACAGCCTCATTCACACGG gGGTGAAGCCGTACGCTTGTTCCATGTGTGACATGCGGTTTTTCCAGCGTTACCACCTGGAGAGACACAGACTCACTCATACGG GGGTGAAGCCGTACGCTTGCTCCATGTGTGACATGAGGTTCTTCCAACGTTACCATCTGGCAAGACACAGCCTCACTCATACTG GGGTGAAGCCATACGCTTGCTCCATGTGTGACATGAGATTTTTCCAGAGATACCACTTGGCGAGACACAGCCTCACTCACACGG ggGTGAAGCCATATGCTTGCTCCATGTGTGACATGAGATTTTTCCAGAGATACCACCTGGCAAGACACACTCTCACCCATACGG GGGTGAAGCCATACGCTTGCTCCATGTGTGACATGAGGTTCTTCCAGCGTTACCATTTGGCAAGACACAGCCTCACTCATACTG GGGTGAAGCCATATGCTTGTACCATGTGTGACATGCGCTTTATACAACGTTACCAACTGGAGAGACACAGTCTCACTCATACGG GGGTGAAGCCGTACGCTTGCACCATGTGTGACAAGAGGTTTTTTCAGCGCTACCACCTGGCGAGACACAGCCTCACTCATATGG GTGTGAAACCTTATGCTTGCACCATGTGTGACATGAAGTTTTTTCAGCGTTACCACCTGGCGAGACACAGCCTCACTCATACGG GTGTGAAACCTTATGCTTGCACCATGTGTGACAAGAGGTTTTTTCAGCGCTACCACCTGGCGAGACACAGCCTCACTCATATGG GTGTGAAACCTTTTGCTTGTACCATGTGTGACATGAGGTTTGTTCAGCGTTACCACCTGGCGAGACACAGCCTCACTCATACGG GTGTGAAACCTTATGCTTGCACCATGTGTGACAAGAGGTTTTTTCAGCGCTACCACCTGGCAAGACACAGCCTCACTCATATGG GAGAGAAGCCATTTGCTTGTGACATGTGTGATATGAGGTTTATCCAGCGCTACCACCTTGAGAGACACAAGCGTGTCCATAGTGGGGAGAAGCCTTACCAGTGTGAACGGTGCCAGCAG aACTTTTCACGGACAGACCGGCTGTTGCGGCATCGGCGGTTGTGCCAGGGTCGCGGCGTAGCCAAAGTAGAGAACCAGCCATGCTGCGAACCACGCCCATACCCCCAAGAACCCCCACCTGCACCCCCAACCTGGAGTCCCCTGCACCCCCCTCCAGGCCGACTGGCGGTCTGA
- the znf740a gene encoding uncharacterized protein znf740a isoform X7 yields the protein MSHLPSSSVRDHMKWAGLLGCEAVLSSMALMQASSMAAPPKKMMAPLGHGPPQREGPDRAPQSHMILPSGMSCPPLLIRKEGDFQAPRLLDEKDMRANEDMQQKKKNRKSVTPCKVREQEGRGGKGTGGDENGPSSKVQKNFICDHCYGAFRSGYHLKRHILIHTGEKPYACAVCDMRFIQRYHLERHSLIHTGVKPYACSMCDMRFFQRYHLERHRLTHTGVKPYACSMCDMRFFQRYHLARHSLTHTGVKPYACSMCDMRFFQRYHLARHSLTHTGVKPYACSMCDMRFFQRYHLARHTLTHTGVKPYACSMCDMRFFQRYHLARHSLTHTGVKPYACTMCDMRFIQRYQLERHSLTHTGVKPYACTMCDKRFFQRYHLARHSLTHMGVKPYACTMCDMKFFQRYHLARHSLTHTGVKPYACTMCDKRFFQRYHLARHSLTHMGVKPFACTMCDMRFVQRYHLARHSLTHTGVKPYACTMCDKRFFQRYHLARHSLTHMGVKPYACSMCDMRFIQRNHLERHSLTHTGEKPFACDMCDMRFIQRYHLERHKRVHSGEKPYQCERCQQNFSRTDRLLRHRRLCQGRGVAKVENQPCCEPRPYPQEPPPAPPTWSPLHPPPGRLAV from the exons ATGTCACATCTGCCCAGCAGCTCAGTCCGCGACCATATGAAATGG GCGGGGCTGCTTGGCTGCGAGGCTGTCCTCTCCAGCATGGCCCTGATGCAGGCCAGCTCCATGGCTGCTCCGCCCAAAAAAATGATGGCTCCACTTGGCCATGGACCACCGCAGAGAGAGGGACCTGACCGTGCTCCCCAGAGCCATATGATCCTCCCGTCTGGAATGAGCTGTCCACCCCTG CTTATCCGGAAGGAAGGTGATTTCCAAGCTCCCCGCCTGCTGGATGAGAAGGACATGAGGGCCAACGAGGAcatgcagcagaaaaaaaagaacaggaaatCAGTAACGCCCTGCAAAGTGAGAGAACAAGAAGGAAGGGGAGGGAAG GGCACAGGTGGAGATGAGAATGGTCCCTCATCCAAAGTGCAGAAAAACTTTATTTGTGATCACTGTTATGGAGCATTTAGGAGCGGATACCACCTGAAGAGACATATCCTCATTCATACAG GGGAGAAGCCGTATGCTTGTGCCGTATGTGACATGAGGTTTATTCAGCGTTACCACCTGGAGAGACACAGCCTCATTCACACGG gGGTGAAGCCGTACGCTTGTTCCATGTGTGACATGCGGTTTTTCCAGCGTTACCACCTGGAGAGACACAGACTCACTCATACGG GGGTGAAGCCGTACGCTTGCTCCATGTGTGACATGAGGTTCTTCCAACGTTACCATCTGGCAAGACACAGCCTCACTCATACTG GGGTGAAGCCATACGCTTGCTCCATGTGTGACATGAGATTTTTCCAGAGATACCACTTGGCGAGACACAGCCTCACTCACACGG ggGTGAAGCCATATGCTTGCTCCATGTGTGACATGAGATTTTTCCAGAGATACCACCTGGCAAGACACACTCTCACCCATACGG GGGTGAAGCCATACGCTTGCTCCATGTGTGACATGAGGTTCTTCCAGCGTTACCATTTGGCAAGACACAGCCTCACTCATACTG GGGTGAAGCCATATGCTTGTACCATGTGTGACATGCGCTTTATACAACGTTACCAACTGGAGAGACACAGTCTCACTCATACGG GGGTGAAGCCGTACGCTTGCACCATGTGTGACAAGAGGTTTTTTCAGCGCTACCACCTGGCGAGACACAGCCTCACTCATATGG GTGTGAAACCTTATGCTTGCACCATGTGTGACATGAAGTTTTTTCAGCGTTACCACCTGGCGAGACACAGCCTCACTCATACGG GTGTGAAACCTTATGCTTGCACCATGTGTGACAAGAGGTTTTTTCAGCGCTACCACCTGGCGAGACACAGCCTCACTCATATGG GTGTGAAACCTTTTGCTTGTACCATGTGTGACATGAGGTTTGTTCAGCGTTACCACCTGGCGAGACACAGCCTCACTCATACGG GTGTGAAACCTTATGCTTGCACCATGTGTGACAAGAGGTTTTTTCAGCGCTACCACCTGGCAAGACACAGCCTCACTCATATGG gGGTGAAGCCGTATGCTTGTTCCATGTGTGACATGAGGTTTATTCAGCGTAACCACCTGGAGAGACACAGCCTCACTCATACGG GAGAGAAGCCATTTGCTTGTGACATGTGTGATATGAGGTTTATCCAGCGCTACCACCTTGAGAGACACAAGCGTGTCCATAGTGGGGAGAAGCCTTACCAGTGTGAACGGTGCCAGCAG aACTTTTCACGGACAGACCGGCTGTTGCGGCATCGGCGGTTGTGCCAGGGTCGCGGCGTAGCCAAAGTAGAGAACCAGCCATGCTGCGAACCACGCCCATACCCCCAAGAACCCCCACCTGCACCCCCAACCTGGAGTCCCCTGCACCCCCCTCCAGGCCGACTGGCGGTCTGA
- the znf740a gene encoding uncharacterized protein znf740a isoform X1 produces MSHLPSSSVRDHMKWAGLLGCEAVLSSMALMQASSMAAPPKKMMAPLGHGPPQREGPDRAPQSHMILPSGMSCPPLLIRKEGDFQAPRLLDEKDMRANEDMQQKKKNRKSVTPCKVREQEGRGGKGTGGDENGPSSKVQKNFICDHCYGAFRSGYHLKRHILIHTGEKPYACAVCDMRFIQRYHLERHSLIHTGVKPYACSMCDMRFFQRYHLERHRLTHTGVKPYACSMCDMRFFQRYHLARHSLTHTGVKPYACSMCDMRFFQRYHLARHSLTHTGVKPYACSMCDMRFFQRYHLARHTLTHTGVKPYACSMCDMRFFQRYHLARHSLTHTGVKPYACTMCDMRFIQRYQLERHSLTHTGVKPYACTMCDKRFFQRYHLARHSLTHMGVKPYACTMCDMKFFQRYHLARHSLTHTGVKPYACTMCDKRFFQRYHLARHSLTHMGVKPFACTMCDMRFVQRYHLARHSLTHTGVKPYACTMCDKRFFQRYHLARHSLTHMGVKPFACTMCDMRFVQRYHLARHSLTHTGVKPYACSMCDMRFIQRNHLERHSLTHTGEKPFACDMCDMRFIQRYHLERHKRVHSGEKPYQCERCQQNFSRTDRLLRHRRLCQGRGVAKVENQPCCEPRPYPQEPPPAPPTWSPLHPPPGRLAV; encoded by the exons ATGTCACATCTGCCCAGCAGCTCAGTCCGCGACCATATGAAATGG GCGGGGCTGCTTGGCTGCGAGGCTGTCCTCTCCAGCATGGCCCTGATGCAGGCCAGCTCCATGGCTGCTCCGCCCAAAAAAATGATGGCTCCACTTGGCCATGGACCACCGCAGAGAGAGGGACCTGACCGTGCTCCCCAGAGCCATATGATCCTCCCGTCTGGAATGAGCTGTCCACCCCTG CTTATCCGGAAGGAAGGTGATTTCCAAGCTCCCCGCCTGCTGGATGAGAAGGACATGAGGGCCAACGAGGAcatgcagcagaaaaaaaagaacaggaaatCAGTAACGCCCTGCAAAGTGAGAGAACAAGAAGGAAGGGGAGGGAAG GGCACAGGTGGAGATGAGAATGGTCCCTCATCCAAAGTGCAGAAAAACTTTATTTGTGATCACTGTTATGGAGCATTTAGGAGCGGATACCACCTGAAGAGACATATCCTCATTCATACAG GGGAGAAGCCGTATGCTTGTGCCGTATGTGACATGAGGTTTATTCAGCGTTACCACCTGGAGAGACACAGCCTCATTCACACGG gGGTGAAGCCGTACGCTTGTTCCATGTGTGACATGCGGTTTTTCCAGCGTTACCACCTGGAGAGACACAGACTCACTCATACGG GGGTGAAGCCGTACGCTTGCTCCATGTGTGACATGAGGTTCTTCCAACGTTACCATCTGGCAAGACACAGCCTCACTCATACTG GGGTGAAGCCATACGCTTGCTCCATGTGTGACATGAGATTTTTCCAGAGATACCACTTGGCGAGACACAGCCTCACTCACACGG ggGTGAAGCCATATGCTTGCTCCATGTGTGACATGAGATTTTTCCAGAGATACCACCTGGCAAGACACACTCTCACCCATACGG GGGTGAAGCCATACGCTTGCTCCATGTGTGACATGAGGTTCTTCCAGCGTTACCATTTGGCAAGACACAGCCTCACTCATACTG GGGTGAAGCCATATGCTTGTACCATGTGTGACATGCGCTTTATACAACGTTACCAACTGGAGAGACACAGTCTCACTCATACGG GGGTGAAGCCGTACGCTTGCACCATGTGTGACAAGAGGTTTTTTCAGCGCTACCACCTGGCGAGACACAGCCTCACTCATATGG GTGTGAAACCTTATGCTTGCACCATGTGTGACATGAAGTTTTTTCAGCGTTACCACCTGGCGAGACACAGCCTCACTCATACGG GTGTGAAACCTTATGCTTGCACCATGTGTGACAAGAGGTTTTTTCAGCGCTACCACCTGGCGAGACACAGCCTCACTCATATGG GTGTGAAACCTTTTGCTTGTACCATGTGTGACATGAGGTTTGTTCAGCGTTACCACCTGGCGAGACACAGCCTCACTCATACGG GTGTGAAACCTTATGCTTGCACCATGTGTGACAAGAGGTTTTTTCAGCGCTACCACCTGGCAAGACACAGCCTCACTCATATGG GTGTGAAACCTTTTGCTTGTACCATGTGTGACATGCGGTTTGTTCAGCGTTACCACCTGGCGAGACACAGCCTCACTCATACGG gGGTGAAGCCGTATGCTTGTTCCATGTGTGACATGAGGTTTATTCAGCGTAACCACCTGGAGAGACACAGCCTCACTCATACGG GAGAGAAGCCATTTGCTTGTGACATGTGTGATATGAGGTTTATCCAGCGCTACCACCTTGAGAGACACAAGCGTGTCCATAGTGGGGAGAAGCCTTACCAGTGTGAACGGTGCCAGCAG aACTTTTCACGGACAGACCGGCTGTTGCGGCATCGGCGGTTGTGCCAGGGTCGCGGCGTAGCCAAAGTAGAGAACCAGCCATGCTGCGAACCACGCCCATACCCCCAAGAACCCCCACCTGCACCCCCAACCTGGAGTCCCCTGCACCCCCCTCCAGGCCGACTGGCGGTCTGA